The following are from one region of the Etheostoma spectabile isolate EspeVRDwgs_2016 chromosome 17, UIUC_Espe_1.0, whole genome shotgun sequence genome:
- the msh6 gene encoding DNA mismatch repair protein Msh6 has product MAKQSSLFNFFKKSPPPVSKPKPSLSPAEADLPSSVEKSSSPKEQAKQTPQQLTKTSKVKPKSIKSSKGGFSKLFGDKAPTAKPSNTCTFSAGVLVWAKLEGHPWWPCMVVPQPLTGQQMRGRGRDQRIHVHFFDEPPTRGWVSTRYIREYQGSDSSDAKTGGVFFSGKPVIRHAMELADGVMFDSPEKRLKMPICMDPSDEEEEDDEEMEVDKSTVSDKEVSDEEEEENEEGQLSKVSRRSSRASTEKGNKAKRRRIVVASDSDGSDEEFKPEQAASSSEDEVEEEATVSSEEESTHESEAESPIKPVKRKRPAEKPDSTKAKIPTTPSNAPKRAPAAVAVDTKSRLSAFSAPDNFESQANGSGTTGSATVWDHEKLDWCHDGKRKDSRRRRQTEDDYDPTTLYVPEDFLNRNSPGMRRWWQLKSEMFDTVIFYKVGKFYELYHMDAVIGVNEMGLTFMKGTWAHSGFPEIGFGRFSDVLVQKGYKVARVEQTETPEMMEARCKNMAKPTKFDRVVRREVCRIITRGTQTYSVLDGAPSESQSKFLLSVKEKAEEEISGRCRTYGVCFVDTSVGYFHVGQFPDDRHCSRLRTLIAHFAPAEVLFERGNPSVETRKILKASLSSALQEGLNAGTQFWDAQKTLKTLSEEDYFREAADKEQGTGNNFLPAPLKKMTSESDSLCLTPKEGYELGLSALGGCIFYLKKCLVDQELLSLANFEEYVPVDVELEKAAGPASFFAQTRQRVVLDGVTLANLEIFQNGSGGTEGTLLERLDTCSTPFGKRLLKQWLCAPLCNPTSIKDRLDAVEDLMAAQAQATEVSDLLKKLPDLERLLSKIHSIGTPLKGQDHPDSRAVLYEEVTYSKRKIADFLSALEGFKTMQEIITVLTPVTAESRSALLRQMASLTSEKDGLFPDLSAELKRWETAFDHQKARTTGVITPKAGFDPEYDQALASIKNCEQELQDYLDRQKKRIGCKSMSYWGTGRNRYQMEVPDSVSERNIPEEYEVKSTKKGWKRYVTKETERLFSELQGFEEKRDAALKDCMRRLFYNFDKNYRDWKTGVECMAVIDVLLSLSRYSQGGDGPMTRPQVVLPEGDDQVAAFLDLTGSRHPCVTKTFFGDDFIPNDIYIGCPGSSETDEKKERASCVLVTGPNMGGKSTLMRQCGLVIILAQLGCYVPAESLRFTPVDRVFTRLGASDRIMAGESTFFVELSETASILHHATKHSLVLVDELGRGTATYDGTAIASAVVKELAEKVCCRTLFSTHYHSLVEDYANNPAVRLGHMACMVENECEDPSQETITFLYKFITGACPKSYGFNAARLASLPEVVIQSGHRKAREFEKSTISLRLFKKFCQFAEEPTLSNTHFASLVQMLSTI; this is encoded by the exons ATGGCGAAGCAAAGCTCCCTTTTCAATTTCTTCAAAAAGTCTCCACCGCCGGTGTCCAAGCCGAAGCCGAGTCTCTCTCCGGCCGAGGCAGACCTGCCTTCCTCCGTCGAGAAGTCCTCTTCTCCGAAAGAGCAAGCTAAACAGACACCGCAACAACTAACCAAAACCAGCAAAGTTAAGCCGAAAAGTATCAAGTCTTCGAAAGGGGGATTTAGCAAACTGTTTGGCGACAAGGCCCCAACAGCCAAACCAAG CAACACATGCACATTCAGTGCTGGTGTCCTTGTTTGGGCTAAACTGGAGGGACATCCCTGGTGGCCATGCATGGTGGTACCCCAACCTCTAACTGGACAGCAGATGAGGGGCCGGGGCCGGGACCAACGCATACATGTCCATTTTTTTGATGAACCCCCCACTAGAGGATGGGTCAGCACCAGATATATCCGAGAGTATCAAG GCTCTGACAGCAGTGACGCTAAAACAGGAGGGGTGTTCTTCAGCGGCAAACCTGTAATCCGTCATGCAATGGAGCTCGCTGATGGAGTTATGTTTGACAGCCCTGAAAAAAGATTAAAGATGCCTATCTGTATGGATCCATctgatgaggaggaagaggatgatgaAGAAATGGAG GTTGACAAGTCAACAGTGAGTGATAAAGAGGTTAGtgatgaggaagaagaggaaaatgaGGAAGGACAATTGTCCAAGGTCAGTCGACGTTCATCCCGTGCATCAACCGAGAAGGGAAATAAGGCAAAGCGTCGCCGCATAGTTGTAGCCTCAGACAGTGATGGATCAGATGAAGAATTCAAACCAGAACAGGCTGCATCCAGCAGTGAGGATGAGGTGGAAGAAGAAGCAACGGTCAGCAGTGAAGAGGAGAGCACACATGAGTCGGAAGCAGAAAGCCCCATCAAGCCTGTAAAGCGCAAACGTCCTGCAGAAAAGCCTGATTCTACAAAAGCCAAGATACCTACTACCCCGTCTAACGCACCAAAACGTGCTCCAGCAGCGGTTGCAGTCGATACAAAGTCTCGTCTTTCAGCCTTCTCTGCCCCTGACAACTTTGAGAGCCAGGCAAATGGATCAGGCACCACTGGAAGCGCCACCGTGTGGGACCATGAGAAGCTGGATTGGTGCCACGATGGCAAGAGGAAAGACAGTCGAAGGCGGCGACAGACAGAGGATGACTATGATCCCACCACACTGTACGTACCAGAAGACTTTCTAAACCGAAACAGTCCTGGTATGCGTCGCTGGTGGCAGCTCAAATCTGAGATGTTTGATACAGTGATTTTCTACAAAGTGGGGAAGTTTTATGAGCTCTACCACATGGATGCCGTGATCGGAGTCAACGAGATGGGACTAACATTCATGAAGGGCACCTGGGCACACTCAGGCTTCCCAGAGATTGGCTTTGGGCGTTTCTCAGATGTGCTGGTCCAGAAAGGCTACAAGGTGGCTCGCGTGGAGCAGACGGAGACTCCAGAGATGATGGAAGCACGCTGTAAGAACATGGCTAAGCCCACGAAGTTTGACCGTGTGGTGAGAAGAGAAGTGTGCCGTATTATCACACGTGGTACCCAGACCTACAGTGTGTTAGACGGTGCTCCTTCTGAGAGCCAGAGCAAGTTCCTGCTGAGTGTAAAGGAAAAGGCTGAAGAGGAAATCTCAGGTCGTTGCCGTACATACGGAGTCTGCTTTGTAGATACCTCTGTGGGTTATTTCCATGTCGGTCAGTTCCCAGACGATCGTCACTGCTCACGTCTGCGTACCCTAATAGCACACTTTGCCCCTGCTGAAGTGCTCTTTGAAAGAGGAAATCCATCCGTTGAAACACGCAAAATACTCAAggcctctctgtcctctgctctGCAGGAAGGACTCAATGCAGGCACCCAGTTCTGGGATGCTCAAAAGACTCTGAAAACCCTTTCAGAAGAAGATTACTTTAGAGAGGCTGCTGACAAGGAACAAGGGACAGGGAACAACTTTCTTCCTGCTCCTCTAAAAAAGATGACCTCTGAGAGTGATTCCCTGTGCCTTACCCCTAAAGAGGGCTATGAGCTGGGACTCTCGGCACTGGGTGGATGCATTTTCTATCTGAAGAAATGTCTGGTAGATCAAGAGCTACTCTCTTTGGCCAACTTTGAAGAATATGTCCCTGTTGACGTTGAGCTGGAGAAAGCTGCCGGACCTGCCAGTTTCTTTGCCCAGACTCGTCAGCGAGTGGTCCTTGATGGAGTGACTCTGGCAAACTTAGAAATCTTTCAGAATGGGTCAGGAGGAACAGAAGGTACGCTGCTGGAGCGTTTGGACACCTGCTCTACCCCTTTTGGTAAGAGGCTGCTGAAGCAGTGGCTCTGTGCTCCTCTGTGTAACCCCACATCCATCAAGGACCGACTGGATGCAGTGGAAGACCTGATGGCAGCTCAGGCCCAGGCTACTGAGGTTTCAGACCTGCTCAAGAAGCTCCCAGATTTGGAGCGTCTTCTGAGCAAAATTCACAGCATTGGCACTCCTCTAAAGGGCCAGGATCACCCTGACAGCAGAGCAGTACTCTATGAGGAGGTCACCTACAGCAAGCGCAAGATAGCAGACTTCCTCTCAGCACTGGAAGGTTTCAAAACCATGCAGGAGATCATTACTGTCCTCACTCCAGTTACAGCTGAATCTCGATCTGCATTGCTCCGTCAAATGGCCAGTCTGACAAGTGAAAAGGATGGCCTCTTTCCCGACCTCTCTGCTGAACTCAAGCGCTGGGAGACAGCCTTCGACCACCAGAAAGCCCGCACTACTGGCGTCATAACCCCTAAAGCTGGCTTTGACCCCGAGTACGACCAGGCTCTGGCGTCAATCAAGAACTGTGAACAAGAGCTGCAGGATTACCTggacagacagaagaagaggaTTGGCTGTAAAAGCATGTCCTATTGGGGAACCGGGCGAAACCGCTACCAGATGGAGGTGCCTGACAGTGTCTCAGAAAGGAATATTCCTGAGGAGTACGAAGTGAAGTCTACAAAGAAAGGTTGGAAGCGTTATGTGACCAAGGAGACCGAACGGCTGTTCTCAGAGCTGCAAGGATttgaagagaagagagatgctgcCCTGAAAGACTGCATGAGGAGGCTTTTTTACAACTTTGACAAGAACTACAGAGACTGGAAGACTGGTGTGGAGTGCATGGCAGTGATTG ATGTGCTGCTGTCCTTGTCCCGCTACAGCCAGGGCGGAGACGGACCGATGACAAGGCCACAGGTGGTGCTTCCTGAAGGGGATGACCAGGTAGCGGCCTTCCTTGACCTCACTGGCTCCCGCCATCCCTGCGTCACCAAGACCTTTTTTGGCGACGACTTCATCCCTAATGACATCTACATTGGCTGCCCTGGTAGCAGTGAGACTGATGAGAAAAAAGAGCGTGCCTCTTGTGTCCTCGTCACGGGGCCAAACATGGGTGGAAAGTCTACTCTCATGAGACAG TGTGGACTCGTGATCATCCTTGCTCAGCTGGGCTGCTATGTTCCTGCCGAGAGTCTGCGCTTCACACCGGTTGACCGAGTCTTCACTCGGCTGGGAGCCTCGGATCGCATCATGGCTG GAGAGAGTACCTTCTTTGTGGAGCTAAGTGAGACTGCCAGCATCTTGCACCACGCCACTAAACACTCGCTTGTGCTCGTGGATGAATTAG GAAGGGGCACAGCCACATATGATGGCACAGCGATCGCCAGTGCTGTTGTGAAGGAGCTTGCTGAGAAGGTCTGCTGTCGCACCCTCTTCTCCACACATTATCACTCCCTGGTGGAGGACTACGCCAACAACCCTGCTGTGCGGCTGGGCCACATG GCGTGCATGGTGGAGAATGAATGTGAGGATCCAAGTCAAGAGACCATCACATTCCTCTACAAGTTCATCACTGGTGCTTGTCCAAAGAGTTATGGCTTCAATGCTGCTCGACTCGCCAGCCTGCCAGAGGTGGTCATCCAATCAGGACACAGGAAGGCCAGAGAGTTTGAGAAGAGCACCATCAGCCTCAGACTCTTCAA GAAGTTCTGCCAGTTTGCTGAAGAGCCTACACTGAGCAACACACACTTTGCTTCACTTGTTCAGATGCTCAGCACCATATAG